The Paracoccus sediminicola genome has a segment encoding these proteins:
- a CDS encoding ABC-F family ATP-binding cassette domain-containing protein — protein sequence MLRIDDISYSIAGRPLFESASAVVPAGHKVGLVGPNGAGKTTLFRLIRGELSLDGGAISLPSRSRIGGVAQEAPATQRSVLDTVLDADTERARLMTEAEAAVDATRIAEIQTRLVDIDAWSAEARASTILKGLGFSDADQQRPSADFSGGWRMRIALAGVLFSQPDLLLLDEPTNYLDLEGALWLENYLARYPHTVIVISHDRGLLNRAVGHILHVEDRKLALYTGGYDQFAKLRAERRALQAAEAKKQDARRAHLQSFVDRFRAKATKAKQAQARIKMIAKMEPITAPEEAKFHRFSFPAPEQLSPPIIAMEGVSTGYGEREVLRRLNLRLDQDDRIALLGRNGQGKSTLSKLLAERLAPMAGKITRSNKLRIGYFAQHQVDELVLDETPLDHVRRLRPDEAPSKLRARLAGFGLMEAQAATRVGQLSGGQKARLSLLIATIDAPHLLVLDEPTNHLDIESREALTEALNDYSGAVVLVSHDMHLLSLVADRLWLVDQGMVSPWQGDLDDYRAMLLQTTEDRPEKSLPAPKAKRPGRDEILDLRAEARKAEARVEKLTEMLDKIGEKMADPGIYDDAAEVEKWGRKHAEASEAMIRAEALWMAAMERLERAETG from the coding sequence ATGCTTCGCATCGACGATATTTCCTATTCCATCGCCGGCCGTCCGCTTTTCGAGTCGGCGAGCGCGGTCGTGCCTGCCGGCCACAAGGTCGGGCTGGTCGGGCCAAATGGCGCGGGCAAAACGACGCTGTTCCGACTGATTCGGGGCGAGTTGTCGCTGGATGGCGGCGCGATCTCCCTGCCCTCGCGATCCCGGATCGGCGGCGTCGCGCAGGAGGCTCCGGCGACGCAGCGCAGCGTTCTCGACACGGTTCTGGACGCCGACACCGAGCGCGCCCGGCTGATGACGGAGGCCGAGGCGGCGGTCGACGCGACGCGCATTGCCGAGATCCAGACACGGCTGGTGGATATCGACGCCTGGTCCGCCGAAGCGCGCGCCTCGACCATCCTCAAGGGGCTCGGGTTCAGCGATGCCGACCAGCAACGGCCGAGCGCGGATTTCTCGGGCGGGTGGCGGATGCGGATCGCGCTGGCGGGGGTGCTGTTTTCGCAGCCCGACCTTCTGTTGCTGGACGAGCCGACCAACTATCTGGACCTCGAAGGCGCGTTGTGGCTGGAAAACTATCTGGCGCGCTATCCGCATACGGTGATCGTCATCAGCCATGATCGCGGGCTGCTGAACCGGGCGGTGGGGCATATCCTGCATGTCGAGGACCGCAAGCTGGCCCTGTATACCGGCGGCTACGACCAATTCGCCAAGCTGCGCGCCGAGCGCCGCGCGCTTCAGGCGGCCGAGGCGAAGAAGCAGGATGCCCGCCGCGCGCATCTGCAAAGCTTCGTGGACCGGTTCAGGGCCAAGGCGACCAAGGCCAAGCAGGCGCAGGCCCGGATCAAGATGATCGCGAAAATGGAGCCGATTACCGCCCCCGAAGAGGCGAAGTTCCATCGTTTCAGCTTTCCCGCGCCCGAGCAGCTGTCTCCGCCGATCATCGCGATGGAGGGGGTCAGCACCGGCTATGGCGAGCGCGAGGTGCTGCGGCGGCTGAATCTAAGGCTGGATCAGGACGACCGGATCGCGCTGTTGGGGCGGAACGGCCAGGGCAAATCGACGCTGTCGAAGCTGCTGGCCGAACGGCTGGCGCCGATGGCCGGCAAGATCACCCGGTCGAACAAGCTGCGGATAGGCTATTTCGCCCAGCATCAGGTCGATGAGTTGGTACTGGACGAAACGCCGCTCGATCATGTCCGCCGCCTGCGCCCGGATGAGGCACCCTCGAAGCTGCGTGCGCGGCTGGCGGGTTTCGGGCTGATGGAGGCGCAGGCCGCGACCCGCGTAGGGCAACTGTCGGGCGGTCAGAAGGCGCGGCTGTCGCTGCTGATCGCCACAATCGACGCGCCGCATCTGCTGGTGCTGGACGAGCCGACCAACCATCTCGACATCGAATCCCGTGAGGCGTTGACCGAGGCGCTGAACGATTACAGCGGCGCGGTGGTGCTGGTGAGCCACGACATGCATCTTCTGTCGCTGGTCGCGGACCGGCTGTGGCTGGTCGATCAGGGCATGGTCTCGCCGTGGCAGGGCGATCTGGACGATTACCGGGCCATGTTGCTGCAAACGACGGAGGACAGGCCTGAAAAATCTCTGCCTGCGCCGAAAGCGAAACGGCCGGGCCGCGACGAGATCCTCGACCTGCGGGCCGAGGCGCGCAAGGCCGAAGCGCGGGTCGAGAAGCTGACCGAGATGCTGGACAAGATCGGCGAGAAAATGGCCGATCCGGGCATTTACGACGACGCAGCCGAGGTCGAGAAATGGGGCCGCAAACATGCCGAGGCCTCCGAGGCGATGATCCGCGCCGAGGCGCTCTGGATGGCCGCCATGGAGCGGCTGGAGCGTGCCGAAACCGGCTGA
- a CDS encoding MipA/OmpV family protein → MKIILPLLATLTASPVLAQEVVINPAQSVSMDVGIGAEYRPTYPGSDDHEAAPWLIFRNLRLNGNSSDDRQGFSITPSFDYLGERDSDDDERLDGLDKIDRAYELGLQATYRNGPTRAYVSARKGFGGHKGVAGEFGAEYRIDASDRLTMWAGLEAGYGDDSYNETYFGVTEDEAGRTDYSVYTPGGGINSAAAKLEARYDLSPATALLGEVKYSRIIGDAADSPIVLDESQPSVRLGIVRTLNFGF, encoded by the coding sequence ATGAAAATCATTCTTCCGCTGCTCGCCACCCTCACAGCCTCGCCGGTTCTGGCGCAGGAGGTGGTCATCAATCCGGCGCAGTCGGTGTCGATGGATGTGGGGATCGGGGCAGAATATCGCCCGACCTATCCCGGCTCGGACGATCACGAGGCCGCGCCGTGGCTGATCTTCCGCAATCTGCGGCTGAACGGAAACAGCTCGGACGACCGGCAGGGATTCTCGATCACGCCGAGCTTCGACTATCTGGGCGAGCGTGACAGCGATGACGACGAAAGGCTGGACGGGCTGGACAAGATCGACCGCGCCTATGAGCTGGGGCTGCAGGCGACCTATCGCAATGGCCCGACCCGCGCCTATGTCAGCGCCCGAAAGGGGTTCGGCGGCCATAAGGGCGTCGCGGGCGAGTTCGGCGCAGAATACCGCATCGACGCTTCGGACCGGCTGACCATGTGGGCCGGGCTGGAGGCGGGCTACGGCGACGACAGCTATAACGAGACCTATTTCGGTGTCACCGAGGACGAGGCCGGGCGCACCGATTACAGCGTCTATACGCCGGGCGGCGGCATCAATTCGGCCGCGGCCAAGCTGGAAGCGCGCTATGACCTCAGCCCCGCAACCGCACTTCTGGGCGAGGTCAAGTATTCCCGCATCATCGGCGACGCCGCCGACAGCCCGATCGTGCTGGACGAAAGCCAGCCCTCGGTCCGGCTGGGCATCGTGCGGACGCTGAATTTCGGGTTCTGA